One stretch of Microcebus murinus isolate Inina chromosome 12, M.murinus_Inina_mat1.0, whole genome shotgun sequence DNA includes these proteins:
- the LOC105883807 gene encoding F-box/WD repeat-containing protein 12-like isoform X1, producing the protein MAPQLGPHELLHVFSFLEPRDLLSAAQVNKVWNEVSRTKDLWRQLCLRRWSSCKASQMVLGTQTWKQYYLCRSELEFRMEFGRPVDFTCKAMAGHTGSIDELAYISTDECRFDGREKSVVCTVSSDCTVRAWDLHEGMEIWSSPQQPAALVNLVAYPQLQLVVTVDKQGLIKSWKAENGCELASFCLPMHSSALEACDHPEGPFLLAACAGGNLHTLTVPQLHEVSKVPVAASVAVSLLCSPDRQWAFVSAENSDLGPEVFPQVFYTQSLLHPSEDKPPVSTTLPIWLTSRSCWAPGEAARLIVMHKNDSGTQLVVTTYELEAKKSRDRVNILVQQIASFLLPDTMMPPHLVKGHGSQVILLGSESKLVLFTMHGLQLAAFQDHQRPITALWVVSTMPAAHVTGLRLKESTSTPHLTFHFKDPSRVITSSFDLSLRVYVWNKENEFPILKSCYHLLGGSHRWASGFTHVESDSMSIVGVEARSSGTGLLRSYCFRVQHSWNDGTD; encoded by the exons GCAGCTGTGTCTGAGACGCTGGTCATCCTGCAAAGCCTCCCAGATGGTCCTGGGCACACAAACATGGAAACAGTACTATCTGTGCCGATCTGAGCTGGAGTTCCGAATGGAATTTGGGCGGCCAGTGGACTTCACCTGCAAAGCCATGGCTGGACACACAG GATCGATAGATGAGCTGGCTTACATCTCTACCGATGAGTGCCGGTTTGATGGGAGGGAGAAGTCTGTGGTTTGCACTGTGTCCTCAGACTGTACTGTGCGTGCCTGGGATTTACACGAG GGCATGGAGATCTGGTCGAGCCCTCAACAGCCTGCCGCTCTGGTGAATTTGGTGGCCTACCCTCAGCTGCAGCTGGTTGTCACTGTGGACAAGCAAGGATTGATCAAATCATGGAAGGCAGAGAACGGGTGCGAGCTGGCCTCCTTCTGCCTGCCGATGCACTCGTCTGCGTTGGAGGCCTGTGACCATCCTGAGGGCCCCTTTCTGCTG GCGGCCTGCGCCGGCGGGAACCTTCACACGCTGACGGTGCCTCAGCTGCACGAGGTCTCCAAAGTGCCCGTGGCTGCCAGCGTCGCTGTGAGTCTCCTCTGCTCTCCTGACCGACAGTGGGCGTTTGTGTCTGCAGAGAATTCAGACCTGGGCCCAGAG GTGTTTCCCCAGGTGTTCTACACTCAGTCCTTGCTGCACCCATCGGAAGACAAGCCTCCTGTCTCCACTACCCTCCCCATCTGGCTGACTTCCAGAAGCTGCTGGGCCCCCGGAGAGGCAGCCAGGCTGATTGTGATGCACAAAAATGACAGTGGCACGCAGCTGGTTGTCACTACCTATGAGTTAGAAGCCAAGAAGTCCAGGGATAGAGTGAACATTCTGG TACAACAGATCGCCAGTTTCCTCTTGCCAGACACCATGATGCCTCCTCACCTCGTGAAGGGCCATGGCTCTCAGGTGATCCTGCTGGGCTCAGAGTCAAAGCTGGTGCTGTTCACCATGCACGGCCTGCAGCTGGCAGCCTTCCAGGACCACCAGAGGCCCATCACGGCCCTGTGGGTGGTGAGTACGATGCCCGCTGCCCACGTCACAGGTCTCCGCCTTAAGGAGTCCACATCCACACCTCATCTGACTTTTCATTTCAAGGACCCGAGCCGAGTCATCACCTCTTCCTTTGACCTCTCTTTGCGAGTCTACGtgtggaataaagaaaatgaatttcccATCCTCAAGAGCTGCTATCACTTGCTTGGGGGATCCCACAGATGGGCCAG TGGATTTACCCATGTGGAAAGTGACAGCATGAGCATTGTAGGTGTGGAAGCCCGAAGCTCTGGAACAGGCCTCCTAAGGTCATACTGCTTCAGGGTGCAGCACAGCTGGAATGATGGCACCGATTGA
- the LOC105883807 gene encoding F-box/WD repeat-containing protein 12-like isoform X3 gives MAPQLGPHELLHVFSFLEPRDLLSAAQVNKVWNEVSRTKDLWRQLCLRRWSSCKASQMVLGTQTWKQYYLCRSELEFRMEFGRPVDFTCKAMAGHTGSIDELAYISTDECRFDGREKSVVCTVSSDCTVRAWDLHEGMEIWSSPQQPAALVNLVAYPQLQLVVTVDKQGLIKSWKAENGCELASFCLPMHSSALEACDHPEGPFLLAACAGGNLHTLTVPQLHEVSKVPVAASVAVSLLCSPDRQWAFVSAENSDLGPEVFPQVFYTQSLLHPSEDKPPVSTTLPIWLTSRSCWAPGEAARLIVMHKNDSGTQLVVTTYELEAKKSRDRVNILVQQIASFLLPDTMMPPHLVKGHGSQVILLGSESKLVLFTMHGLQLAAFQDHQRPITALWVDPSRVITSSFDLSLRVYVWNKENEFPILKSCYHLLGGSHRWASGFTHVESDSMSIVGVEARSSGTGLLRSYCFRVQHSWNDGTD, from the exons GCAGCTGTGTCTGAGACGCTGGTCATCCTGCAAAGCCTCCCAGATGGTCCTGGGCACACAAACATGGAAACAGTACTATCTGTGCCGATCTGAGCTGGAGTTCCGAATGGAATTTGGGCGGCCAGTGGACTTCACCTGCAAAGCCATGGCTGGACACACAG GATCGATAGATGAGCTGGCTTACATCTCTACCGATGAGTGCCGGTTTGATGGGAGGGAGAAGTCTGTGGTTTGCACTGTGTCCTCAGACTGTACTGTGCGTGCCTGGGATTTACACGAG GGCATGGAGATCTGGTCGAGCCCTCAACAGCCTGCCGCTCTGGTGAATTTGGTGGCCTACCCTCAGCTGCAGCTGGTTGTCACTGTGGACAAGCAAGGATTGATCAAATCATGGAAGGCAGAGAACGGGTGCGAGCTGGCCTCCTTCTGCCTGCCGATGCACTCGTCTGCGTTGGAGGCCTGTGACCATCCTGAGGGCCCCTTTCTGCTG GCGGCCTGCGCCGGCGGGAACCTTCACACGCTGACGGTGCCTCAGCTGCACGAGGTCTCCAAAGTGCCCGTGGCTGCCAGCGTCGCTGTGAGTCTCCTCTGCTCTCCTGACCGACAGTGGGCGTTTGTGTCTGCAGAGAATTCAGACCTGGGCCCAGAG GTGTTTCCCCAGGTGTTCTACACTCAGTCCTTGCTGCACCCATCGGAAGACAAGCCTCCTGTCTCCACTACCCTCCCCATCTGGCTGACTTCCAGAAGCTGCTGGGCCCCCGGAGAGGCAGCCAGGCTGATTGTGATGCACAAAAATGACAGTGGCACGCAGCTGGTTGTCACTACCTATGAGTTAGAAGCCAAGAAGTCCAGGGATAGAGTGAACATTCTGG TACAACAGATCGCCAGTTTCCTCTTGCCAGACACCATGATGCCTCCTCACCTCGTGAAGGGCCATGGCTCTCAGGTGATCCTGCTGGGCTCAGAGTCAAAGCTGGTGCTGTTCACCATGCACGGCCTGCAGCTGGCAGCCTTCCAGGACCACCAGAGGCCCATCACGGCCCTGTGGGTG GACCCGAGCCGAGTCATCACCTCTTCCTTTGACCTCTCTTTGCGAGTCTACGtgtggaataaagaaaatgaatttcccATCCTCAAGAGCTGCTATCACTTGCTTGGGGGATCCCACAGATGGGCCAG TGGATTTACCCATGTGGAAAGTGACAGCATGAGCATTGTAGGTGTGGAAGCCCGAAGCTCTGGAACAGGCCTCCTAAGGTCATACTGCTTCAGGGTGCAGCACAGCTGGAATGATGGCACCGATTGA
- the LOC105883807 gene encoding F-box/WD repeat-containing protein 12-like isoform X4 — MAPQLGPHELLHVFSFLEPRDLLSAAQVNKVWNEVSRTKDLWRQLCLRRWSSCKASQMVLGTQTWKQYYLCRSELEFRMEFGRPVDFTCKAMAGHTGSIDELAYISTDECRFDGREKSVVCTVSSDCTVRAWDLHEGMEIWSSPQQPAALVNLVAYPQLQLVVTVDKQGLIKSWKAENGCELASFCLPMHSSALEACDHPEGPFLLAACAGGNLHTLTVPQLHEVSKVPVAASVAVSLLCSPDRQWAFVSAENSDLGPEVFYTQSLLHPSEDKPPVSTTLPIWLTSRSCWAPGEAARLIVMHKNDSGTQLVVTTYELEAKKSRDRVNILVQQIASFLLPDTMMPPHLVKGHGSQVILLGSESKLVLFTMHGLQLAAFQDHQRPITALWVDPSRVITSSFDLSLRVYVWNKENEFPILKSCYHLLGGSHRWASGFTHVESDSMSIVGVEARSSGTGLLRSYCFRVQHSWNDGTD, encoded by the exons GCAGCTGTGTCTGAGACGCTGGTCATCCTGCAAAGCCTCCCAGATGGTCCTGGGCACACAAACATGGAAACAGTACTATCTGTGCCGATCTGAGCTGGAGTTCCGAATGGAATTTGGGCGGCCAGTGGACTTCACCTGCAAAGCCATGGCTGGACACACAG GATCGATAGATGAGCTGGCTTACATCTCTACCGATGAGTGCCGGTTTGATGGGAGGGAGAAGTCTGTGGTTTGCACTGTGTCCTCAGACTGTACTGTGCGTGCCTGGGATTTACACGAG GGCATGGAGATCTGGTCGAGCCCTCAACAGCCTGCCGCTCTGGTGAATTTGGTGGCCTACCCTCAGCTGCAGCTGGTTGTCACTGTGGACAAGCAAGGATTGATCAAATCATGGAAGGCAGAGAACGGGTGCGAGCTGGCCTCCTTCTGCCTGCCGATGCACTCGTCTGCGTTGGAGGCCTGTGACCATCCTGAGGGCCCCTTTCTGCTG GCGGCCTGCGCCGGCGGGAACCTTCACACGCTGACGGTGCCTCAGCTGCACGAGGTCTCCAAAGTGCCCGTGGCTGCCAGCGTCGCTGTGAGTCTCCTCTGCTCTCCTGACCGACAGTGGGCGTTTGTGTCTGCAGAGAATTCAGACCTGGGCCCAGAG GTGTTCTACACTCAGTCCTTGCTGCACCCATCGGAAGACAAGCCTCCTGTCTCCACTACCCTCCCCATCTGGCTGACTTCCAGAAGCTGCTGGGCCCCCGGAGAGGCAGCCAGGCTGATTGTGATGCACAAAAATGACAGTGGCACGCAGCTGGTTGTCACTACCTATGAGTTAGAAGCCAAGAAGTCCAGGGATAGAGTGAACATTCTGG TACAACAGATCGCCAGTTTCCTCTTGCCAGACACCATGATGCCTCCTCACCTCGTGAAGGGCCATGGCTCTCAGGTGATCCTGCTGGGCTCAGAGTCAAAGCTGGTGCTGTTCACCATGCACGGCCTGCAGCTGGCAGCCTTCCAGGACCACCAGAGGCCCATCACGGCCCTGTGGGTG GACCCGAGCCGAGTCATCACCTCTTCCTTTGACCTCTCTTTGCGAGTCTACGtgtggaataaagaaaatgaatttcccATCCTCAAGAGCTGCTATCACTTGCTTGGGGGATCCCACAGATGGGCCAG TGGATTTACCCATGTGGAAAGTGACAGCATGAGCATTGTAGGTGTGGAAGCCCGAAGCTCTGGAACAGGCCTCCTAAGGTCATACTGCTTCAGGGTGCAGCACAGCTGGAATGATGGCACCGATTGA
- the LOC105883807 gene encoding F-box/WD repeat-containing protein 12-like isoform X2, which translates to MAPQLGPHELLHVFSFLEPRDLLSAAQVNKVWNEVSRTKDLWRQLCLRRWSSCKASQMVLGTQTWKQYYLCRSELEFRMEFGRPVDFTCKAMAGHTGSIDELAYISTDECRFDGREKSVVCTVSSDCTVRAWDLHEGMEIWSSPQQPAALVNLVAYPQLQLVVTVDKQGLIKSWKAENGCELASFCLPMHSSALEACDHPEGPFLLAACAGGNLHTLTVPQLHEVSKVPVAASVAVSLLCSPDRQWAFVSAENSDLGPEVFYTQSLLHPSEDKPPVSTTLPIWLTSRSCWAPGEAARLIVMHKNDSGTQLVVTTYELEAKKSRDRVNILVQQIASFLLPDTMMPPHLVKGHGSQVILLGSESKLVLFTMHGLQLAAFQDHQRPITALWVVSTMPAAHVTGLRLKESTSTPHLTFHFKDPSRVITSSFDLSLRVYVWNKENEFPILKSCYHLLGGSHRWASGFTHVESDSMSIVGVEARSSGTGLLRSYCFRVQHSWNDGTD; encoded by the exons GCAGCTGTGTCTGAGACGCTGGTCATCCTGCAAAGCCTCCCAGATGGTCCTGGGCACACAAACATGGAAACAGTACTATCTGTGCCGATCTGAGCTGGAGTTCCGAATGGAATTTGGGCGGCCAGTGGACTTCACCTGCAAAGCCATGGCTGGACACACAG GATCGATAGATGAGCTGGCTTACATCTCTACCGATGAGTGCCGGTTTGATGGGAGGGAGAAGTCTGTGGTTTGCACTGTGTCCTCAGACTGTACTGTGCGTGCCTGGGATTTACACGAG GGCATGGAGATCTGGTCGAGCCCTCAACAGCCTGCCGCTCTGGTGAATTTGGTGGCCTACCCTCAGCTGCAGCTGGTTGTCACTGTGGACAAGCAAGGATTGATCAAATCATGGAAGGCAGAGAACGGGTGCGAGCTGGCCTCCTTCTGCCTGCCGATGCACTCGTCTGCGTTGGAGGCCTGTGACCATCCTGAGGGCCCCTTTCTGCTG GCGGCCTGCGCCGGCGGGAACCTTCACACGCTGACGGTGCCTCAGCTGCACGAGGTCTCCAAAGTGCCCGTGGCTGCCAGCGTCGCTGTGAGTCTCCTCTGCTCTCCTGACCGACAGTGGGCGTTTGTGTCTGCAGAGAATTCAGACCTGGGCCCAGAG GTGTTCTACACTCAGTCCTTGCTGCACCCATCGGAAGACAAGCCTCCTGTCTCCACTACCCTCCCCATCTGGCTGACTTCCAGAAGCTGCTGGGCCCCCGGAGAGGCAGCCAGGCTGATTGTGATGCACAAAAATGACAGTGGCACGCAGCTGGTTGTCACTACCTATGAGTTAGAAGCCAAGAAGTCCAGGGATAGAGTGAACATTCTGG TACAACAGATCGCCAGTTTCCTCTTGCCAGACACCATGATGCCTCCTCACCTCGTGAAGGGCCATGGCTCTCAGGTGATCCTGCTGGGCTCAGAGTCAAAGCTGGTGCTGTTCACCATGCACGGCCTGCAGCTGGCAGCCTTCCAGGACCACCAGAGGCCCATCACGGCCCTGTGGGTGGTGAGTACGATGCCCGCTGCCCACGTCACAGGTCTCCGCCTTAAGGAGTCCACATCCACACCTCATCTGACTTTTCATTTCAAGGACCCGAGCCGAGTCATCACCTCTTCCTTTGACCTCTCTTTGCGAGTCTACGtgtggaataaagaaaatgaatttcccATCCTCAAGAGCTGCTATCACTTGCTTGGGGGATCCCACAGATGGGCCAG TGGATTTACCCATGTGGAAAGTGACAGCATGAGCATTGTAGGTGTGGAAGCCCGAAGCTCTGGAACAGGCCTCCTAAGGTCATACTGCTTCAGGGTGCAGCACAGCTGGAATGATGGCACCGATTGA